AAGCTTATTCAATGACAAAGATCTACGCGATCCACGTGGTTATATAATTCCTTCCGACCAGCCAGATTTTGTTAAAGCAACAGATTTCATCAATGCCTTGATCCAAAACGGAATTGAGATAAAACAGGCTTCCAATGACTTTACTGTAAATGGCAAAAAATATGCTAAGGATTCTTATATCATAAAAACAGATCAAGCCTTCAGACCACACATCTTGGATATGTTTGAGGCTCAGGATCACCCTGATGATTTCCAATATCCAGGAGGTCCTCCTATTCCACCTTACGATGCTGCAGGTTGGACATTAGCTTATTTAATGGACGTCAAGTTTGACCGTGTCCTTGATGATTTCAATGGTCCATTCCAAAATCTGGAGATCGGTAAGATGATTCAATTACCTGAAGTTGCAAAATCAAAGGGTAAATTTCTGAAATTGCCTGCAACCATTAACGAATCTTTCCGTATCAGTAATGATCTATTGAAACAAGGAAAGAATGTTTGGCGAGATGAAAGCAATGGTGATATCTATGTCGAGAATAAAGCTGATGTGAAATTGAATTTTGCAACAGCTACCAGCAATAACTTGCCTAAGAAAAGCAAAAAACTGAAACCAATGCGTATTGCCCTTTGGGATACTTATGGAGGAAGTATGCCATCAGGGTGGTTGAGATTTTTGTTGGAACAATACCATTATAACTTTGATGTAGTCTATGCTCCAGATATCGACAAAGGCAACCTGAATGCCAAATATGATATTATTATTTTCCCGGGCAATTCGATTCCTCGTTTTGGTTCCAGCCAAAGTGCTGGTGGTTATTACAGCAGGATGCCAGCTGAAGCTCCGGAAAACATCCCTTCTCCTTACAAAGAAAGATGGGGAAGAACATCAGTAGAAAAAACGATTCCTGTCCTTAAATCTTTCCTTGAAAATGGCGGCAAGGTGCTAACGATTGGAAGCAGTTCAGATCTTGCGGAGCACCTAGAGATTGGTATTGAAAACCACCTTGTGGATGCAAATAAAATCGAATTAAAAAGAACAGACTTCTATACTCCTGGATCAGTCCTTACAGCTAAAGTCGGTAAAGACAGCCATAGCACTTGGGGATATGAAGATGAAATCGATGTTTATTACAGCAATGATAACCTATACAAAATTACAAACCCTGAGATTAAGCCTATATTATGGTTTGATTCAGAAAAGGTTCTGAAAAGTGGTTGGTCTTGGGGACAAAAATACCTGAAAGATGGTGTGCTTGCCTTTGAAGCACCTGTAGGAAAAGGAACCTTGGTTTCATTCGGAAATGACATCAATTTTAGAGCCCAAACACATGGGACATTTAAGCTGCTGTTTAATCAATTGATGTGAGGGTAGTAATTAGTATTTAGCATTTAGGCGAAATTAAAAGGCTCAAAATTTTTGGATGGTTAAAACCACCTAAAATTTTGAGCCTTTTAATTTATGAAGAGTCTATTAAAGTATTATTATACTAAAATATGTTCTATAAACTTTATTTAGGATATTAGAGCTGCTTCGATCAGTTCACCGTAGAATTCTGTTGCTGTTCTTCCGGATGCTTTGACTTGTTGAGGGATAAAGCTCTGTGGTGTTTGTCCTGGGATTGTGTTGATTTCGATAAAATAGAATTTATCAGTTTCATTTTGAAGGAAAAAATCTACCCGTACCATTCCTTTACAATTCAAGCGGATATAAATTTCCTTAATGATTTCGTCGGCTCTATTTTTTTGGTCAGCATTTATTTCTGCAGGAGTAATTTCTTGAGTTAACCCAGGCGTATATTTTGCTTCAAAGTCGAAAAATTCACGGGTGGTGATAACCTCTGTTGCTGGCAATACCTGCAATTCACCTTTGGAGTCCCTATAGATGCCTTGGGAGAATTCTCTACCTTTTACAAATTCCTCTACAAGCACCTGCTTTCCTGTTCCTTCTGCGTCATAGGCATCGTCCAATGCTTTGGGCAGTTCTTCCCAAGTATTTACTTTATTCATACCGATACTACTTCCACCAGCATTAGGCTTTACAAATAAGGGCAATGAGAGTTTGTTTTTCACAACTTCGGAAGCTTTTGGCCTATCAATGTCAAATAAAAGCACCGACTGTGCTACATTTAATTGATCAATATCCTGGATAATAGCTTTGGTATAACCTTTATTCATCGTTAATGAAGAAGTAAGGGCTCCGCAGGATGTATATGGCAATCCAATCATATCAAAATATCCTTGCAGCCTTCCATCTTCTCCTGGAGTTCCATGAAGAATGATAAATGCCACATCGAAATGTATCTTTTCATTATTGATGTTCAATGAAAAGTCTTGACGGTCAATTTCATGTTTTTGATTGTCCTGATCAATATACCCCCAGCTTTGTGGAGTAATATCGATAAGGAAAACATCATATTTTTCTTTATCAATTTGCGAGTACACAAATGCCGAACTTTTATAAGAAATTTCAGCCTCTCCGGTGTATCCTCCAGTAATTAATGCTACT
The Sphingobacterium daejeonense genome window above contains:
- a CDS encoding D-alanine--D-alanine ligase, whose amino-acid sequence is MKTKVALITGGYTGEAEISYKSSAFVYSQIDKEKYDVFLIDITPQSWGYIDQDNQKHEIDRQDFSLNINNEKIHFDVAFIILHGTPGEDGRLQGYFDMIGLPYTSCGALTSSLTMNKGYTKAIIQDIDQLNVAQSVLLFDIDRPKASEVVKNKLSLPLFVKPNAGGSSIGMNKVNTWEELPKALDDAYDAEGTGKQVLVEEFVKGREFSQGIYRDSKGELQVLPATEVITTREFFDFEAKYTPGLTQEITPAEINADQKNRADEIIKEIYIRLNCKGMVRVDFFLQNETDKFYFIEINTIPGQTPQSFIPQQVKASGRTATEFYGELIEAALIS
- a CDS encoding M14 family metallopeptidase, producing MKNSFNLIRLLLISLALVQFGFAQQITSPKEHFGFNIGDDYQLASFTQTEDYFKKLDQQSDRLKYTVIGKTEEGRDQCMLIVSSPENLQNLEEYKKISTSLARAEMTEEEAKSLSQKGKSIVWIDGGLHSTEVVGMHQLIQIAYLLASSNDAETKKILDNTIVLLVHANPDGQELVTNWYMREKTPEKRSSNFVPVLYQKYAGHDNNRDFFMLNLKETQNMARQLFVEWVPQIMYNHHQTAPAGAVVAGAPYRDPFNYVFDPLLMSGIDALGAAMANRLNVENKPGYTAKDGSVFSTWYNGGLRTTTYFHNIMGLLTEMIGNPTPFEIPLVPNRLIPNNDTQNPVLPQVWHFQQSIDYSTSLNYAILNYASRYKDEVLYNIYKMGRNSIERGSKDFWALSPSRVAVIDTALQQAKRKDPKIESNRAEERKLLGSLFNDKDLRDPRGYIIPSDQPDFVKATDFINALIQNGIEIKQASNDFTVNGKKYAKDSYIIKTDQAFRPHILDMFEAQDHPDDFQYPGGPPIPPYDAAGWTLAYLMDVKFDRVLDDFNGPFQNLEIGKMIQLPEVAKSKGKFLKLPATINESFRISNDLLKQGKNVWRDESNGDIYVENKADVKLNFATATSNNLPKKSKKLKPMRIALWDTYGGSMPSGWLRFLLEQYHYNFDVVYAPDIDKGNLNAKYDIIIFPGNSIPRFGSSQSAGGYYSRMPAEAPENIPSPYKERWGRTSVEKTIPVLKSFLENGGKVLTIGSSSDLAEHLEIGIENHLVDANKIELKRTDFYTPGSVLTAKVGKDSHSTWGYEDEIDVYYSNDNLYKITNPEIKPILWFDSEKVLKSGWSWGQKYLKDGVLAFEAPVGKGTLVSFGNDINFRAQTHGTFKLLFNQLM